Proteins co-encoded in one Saprospira grandis genomic window:
- a CDS encoding 5-(carboxyamino)imidazole ribonucleotide synthase, with the protein MQKKLGILGGGQLGRMLIQSATDFNIQMGILDSQLEAPASSLAKHFVQGDLLDEETVYAFGQDYDLISIEIEKVNTAALKRLEAEGKEVYPQAAIIELIQDKGKQKEFYRAQGFPTADFLLLANKEELLAQTDFLPAVQKLRRDGYDGKGVQVLRQESDLGKAFEAPSVLEKLVDIQQEIAVIVARSASGEIRTYPAVEMIFHPEANLVEYLFSPARIEENMAQKADQMAKDLIEKLGMVGLLAVEFFIDRSGNLLVNEVAPRPHNSGHQSIEGNVCSQFEQHLRAIYDWPLGDSQIQTPSILLNLLGEEGFHGPAKLEGLKEVLAISGVHLHLYGKEDCKPFRKMGHITVTDQNLERLMEKARFVKNTLKIRGLHRI; encoded by the coding sequence ATGCAAAAAAAATTAGGCATTTTAGGGGGCGGACAATTGGGGCGCATGCTCATTCAGTCGGCCACAGATTTTAATATTCAGATGGGTATTTTGGATAGCCAGCTTGAGGCGCCAGCTTCTTCTTTGGCCAAGCATTTTGTCCAAGGCGATTTATTGGATGAGGAAACGGTATATGCTTTTGGGCAAGATTACGACTTAATTTCTATAGAAATCGAGAAAGTCAATACAGCGGCCCTCAAGCGATTGGAGGCCGAGGGCAAGGAAGTTTATCCGCAGGCGGCTATTATTGAGCTGATTCAGGACAAAGGCAAACAAAAAGAATTCTATCGGGCGCAGGGCTTTCCTACGGCCGATTTTTTATTGCTCGCCAATAAGGAAGAGCTTTTGGCACAAACAGACTTTTTGCCAGCGGTCCAAAAGCTCCGCAGAGATGGCTATGATGGCAAGGGGGTCCAAGTTTTGCGGCAAGAAAGTGATTTAGGAAAGGCCTTTGAGGCCCCTTCGGTCCTAGAAAAACTGGTGGATATTCAGCAAGAGATAGCGGTCATTGTGGCTCGTTCTGCATCTGGAGAAATACGGACCTATCCTGCGGTAGAGATGATTTTTCATCCAGAGGCCAATTTGGTAGAATATCTATTTAGCCCCGCCAGAATTGAGGAAAATATGGCCCAAAAAGCCGATCAGATGGCTAAAGATTTAATAGAAAAGCTGGGCATGGTGGGGTTACTGGCTGTAGAGTTCTTTATTGATCGATCGGGGAACTTATTGGTTAATGAGGTGGCCCCTCGTCCGCATAATAGTGGGCACCAAAGCATAGAGGGCAATGTTTGTTCTCAGTTTGAGCAGCATTTGCGGGCCATTTATGATTGGCCCTTGGGCGATAGTCAAATACAGACTCCTTCTATTCTCCTCAACTTATTGGGGGAAGAGGGCTTTCATGGTCCGGCCAAACTAGAGGGATTGAAAGAGGTATTGGCCATTTCGGGGGTGCATTTGCATTTGTATGGTAAAGAAGACTGCAAGCCCTTTCGGAAAATGGGCCATATTACGGTAACCGACCAAAACTTAGAGCGCTTAATGGAGAAGGCGCGCTTTGTAAAAAACACATTAAAAATCCGCGGCTTGCACCGCATCTAA
- a CDS encoding STAS domain-containing protein, which translates to MHYIQGEFNSLDEYKKAYFLSEEEIQLIRKRSQAIPFEDFQQTFDATMVWMREGELSDRFPEPIIQATIQARDFIITDSSLEVLGEGYLERHAGIRRQYLEAGVTLKAFTTLLVRFHESVYAVLQKHYPDDVQLAIACKKYNLIDLDILAKEYRKKTLQDLEEQNTALRELSTPVAQIWENILLLPLVGFIDSKRSKDIMEAMLDNIADKQAKFFILDISGVAIVDTAVANHLIKMTKAARLMGAKCIISGISGNIAQTIVELGIAIDEIETTGSMKDALKWAIKESGNQL; encoded by the coding sequence ATGCACTACATTCAAGGTGAATTTAACAGCCTAGATGAGTATAAAAAGGCCTATTTTCTCTCTGAAGAGGAAATCCAACTCATCCGAAAAAGAAGTCAAGCAATCCCCTTTGAAGATTTTCAACAAACCTTTGATGCCACTATGGTTTGGATGAGAGAAGGAGAACTGAGCGACCGCTTCCCCGAGCCAATCATTCAAGCAACCATTCAAGCGCGAGACTTTATTATTACGGATTCTAGCCTAGAGGTTCTCGGCGAGGGCTATCTGGAACGGCATGCCGGCATCCGACGGCAATATCTAGAGGCAGGCGTTACCCTCAAGGCCTTTACCACCCTGCTGGTCCGCTTTCATGAGAGTGTCTATGCCGTTTTGCAAAAGCATTATCCCGATGATGTCCAACTAGCCATCGCTTGCAAAAAATACAATCTCATCGATCTCGATATTCTGGCCAAAGAATACCGCAAAAAAACACTGCAGGACCTAGAAGAGCAAAATACCGCCCTACGCGAACTCTCTACTCCCGTGGCCCAAATCTGGGAAAATATCCTGCTGCTTCCACTGGTCGGCTTTATCGATTCTAAGCGCTCTAAGGATATTATGGAGGCCATGCTAGACAATATCGCCGACAAACAAGCTAAGTTTTTTATCCTCGATATTTCTGGAGTGGCTATTGTCGATACTGCCGTAGCCAATCACCTCATCAAAATGACCAAAGCCGCCCGCCTAATGGGCGCAAAATGTATCATCTCGGGCATTTCGGGCAATATCGCCCAAACTATTGTCGAACTCGGTATCGCTATTGACGAAATCGAAACCACAGGCAGCATGAAGGATGCCCTAAAATGGGCCATCAAGGAAAGCGGAAATCAACTCTAA
- a CDS encoding LemA family protein yields the protein MAKEQQSVLLEKYVEQLLALQAKKQEAPLNLAELKEIAESIGLSESDWQEAQNTVRQQTKIGQQHIAVANFPAAIQALQLAVNINPLAEQALFYLAQAHQLQFAQTGKKENLLAAQEYAQRVLLNSNPQLDSASIELMKTIKDSEQKQKKGKWLRLGIFSAVLLLFGLGLNFYYFSSRQAVLQEEQEVQKQWAQVENVYQRRLDLVPKLGQLLSQEESASQAKLAEIQALERQLKQTDLEQYAQQQAELSKKINELLQGIEQKGQLYRDIQIQIEGAENRISVEKRKYNEKVGEYNQFIIQFPYNLMGYTPKAYYQTSAAGKDAQLIH from the coding sequence ATGGCCAAGGAACAACAATCTGTTCTGCTCGAAAAATACGTAGAGCAACTGCTTGCCCTGCAAGCCAAAAAACAAGAAGCGCCCCTCAATCTTGCCGAGCTCAAGGAAATTGCCGAGAGCATTGGCCTTTCTGAATCAGATTGGCAGGAGGCCCAAAATACGGTGCGCCAACAGACCAAAATTGGGCAGCAACATATTGCGGTGGCCAATTTTCCCGCGGCCATTCAGGCCCTACAGCTAGCCGTCAATATTAACCCCCTAGCTGAACAGGCCCTTTTTTATTTGGCCCAAGCTCATCAATTGCAGTTTGCCCAAACGGGCAAAAAAGAAAACCTTTTGGCCGCCCAAGAATATGCCCAAAGGGTACTGCTCAATAGTAACCCCCAACTCGATAGCGCTAGCATCGAGCTGATGAAAACGATTAAGGATAGTGAGCAAAAGCAGAAAAAAGGAAAATGGCTGCGCTTGGGCATTTTTAGTGCTGTTCTGCTACTTTTTGGCCTAGGCCTCAACTTCTATTACTTTAGTAGCCGACAGGCTGTTTTGCAAGAAGAACAAGAAGTACAAAAACAATGGGCCCAGGTCGAAAATGTCTATCAGCGGCGCTTAGATTTGGTCCCTAAATTAGGACAGCTTTTGTCTCAGGAAGAAAGCGCTAGCCAAGCCAAATTGGCCGAAATCCAAGCCCTAGAACGCCAACTCAAACAAACAGATTTGGAGCAATATGCCCAGCAACAAGCCGAGCTGAGCAAAAAAATCAATGAGCTGCTTCAAGGGATAGAACAAAAAGGTCAGCTCTACCGAGATATCCAAATCCAAATTGAAGGGGCCGAAAATAGAATTTCGGTAGAAAAGCGTAAGTACAACGAAAAAGTAGGCGAATACAATCAGTTTATTATTCAGTTTCCCTACAACCTCATGGGCTATACCCCCAAAGCCTATTACCAAACTTCGGCGGCGGGTAAAGATGCCCAGCTCATCCACTAA
- a CDS encoding STAS domain-containing protein has product MQENSTYEQLYDYYKTTYFLTEEELEALQLAADKIPYKEKEVVFQGIIDWMEASNLFPEITITASVIHKEDILADLVGARLSARYIERHSEIRRNFLAAGVSLESFTQLLVRFHEGITKLFIKHNKNALNLILAYKKFNQVDLDILAKEYREKMTRDLEKQNEALRELSTPVAQIWENILLLPLVGFIDSKRSKDVMEAMLDNIADKQAKFFILDISGVAIVDTAVANHLIKMTKAARLMGAKCVISGISGNIAQTIVELGIAIDEIETTGSMKDALKWAIKESGNQL; this is encoded by the coding sequence ATGCAGGAAAACTCTACCTACGAACAACTTTATGACTATTACAAAACGACTTACTTCCTGACAGAAGAAGAACTAGAGGCATTACAATTAGCTGCGGATAAAATTCCTTATAAAGAAAAGGAAGTTGTTTTTCAAGGCATAATTGATTGGATGGAGGCATCCAATCTTTTTCCTGAAATTACAATTACAGCTTCAGTTATTCATAAAGAGGATATTTTAGCCGATTTAGTTGGTGCCCGTCTATCTGCCAGATATATTGAACGACACTCAGAAATTAGACGCAATTTTTTGGCAGCAGGCGTGAGCCTAGAGTCTTTTACTCAGCTTTTGGTCCGCTTCCATGAAGGCATTACTAAGCTTTTTATTAAGCATAATAAAAATGCTCTAAACCTTATTCTAGCCTATAAAAAGTTTAACCAGGTCGATCTCGATATTCTAGCCAAGGAGTATCGAGAGAAAATGACTAGAGACCTCGAAAAACAAAATGAAGCCCTAAGAGAACTCTCTACTCCCGTGGCCCAAATCTGGGAAAATATTCTGCTGCTTCCACTAGTCGGCTTTATCGATTCTAAGCGCTCTAAGGATGTTATGGAGGCCATGCTAGACAATATCGCCGACAAACAAGCTAAGTTTTTTATCCTCGATATTTCTGGAGTGGCTATTGTCGATACTGCCGTAGCCAATCACCTCATCAAGATGACCAAAGCCGCCCGCCTGATGGGCGCAAAATGTGTCATCTCGGGCATTTCAGGCAATATCGCCCAAACAATTGTCGAACTCGGTATCGCTATTGACGAAATCGAAACCACAGGCAGCATGAAAGATGCCCTAAAATGGGCCATCAAGGAAAGCGGAAACCAACTCTAA
- a CDS encoding nuclear transport factor 2 family protein: MNRRIPLAAICVVLFGLLFLSSCRSSKELSLSLKEENMENKALIDKFYKAFAAADYETMASCYHPEVVFEDPAFGRLQGDRAKKMWEMLLTQSKDSILIRHSELSADAEKGQAKWVADYKYGDKRRPVHNIVQAQFRFKDGLIIEHRDQFNLWRWSKQALGTTGHLLGWSGFFRKKMQQTTNGMLDKYMAKQEK; the protein is encoded by the coding sequence ATGAACAGAAGAATCCCCCTAGCAGCTATTTGTGTAGTTTTGTTTGGCCTCCTTTTTTTGTCGAGCTGTCGCTCTTCAAAGGAGCTCAGTTTATCCCTAAAAGAAGAGAATATGGAAAACAAAGCCTTGATTGACAAGTTTTACAAGGCCTTTGCGGCGGCTGACTATGAGACGATGGCCAGTTGTTATCATCCTGAGGTTGTTTTTGAAGATCCTGCTTTTGGTCGTTTGCAAGGCGATCGGGCCAAAAAAATGTGGGAAATGTTGTTGACGCAGAGCAAAGACAGCATTTTGATTCGGCATAGCGAGCTATCGGCTGATGCGGAAAAGGGGCAGGCCAAATGGGTTGCGGATTATAAATATGGCGACAAAAGGCGGCCCGTTCATAACATTGTTCAGGCCCAATTTCGCTTTAAGGATGGTTTAATCATTGAGCATCGGGATCAATTTAACCTTTGGCGTTGGAGCAAACAAGCCTTGGGGACGACTGGGCATTTGCTGGGTTGGTCGGGTTTTTTCCGAAAGAAAATGCAGCAAACGACCAATGGAATGTTGGATAAATACATGGCGAAGCAAGAAAAATAA
- a CDS encoding glycosyltransferase family 4 protein yields the protein MKILQLSKKFPYPLKDGESLAITYMAQALHELGAEVDLLSMNTSKHYFDIKELPEDFRHYGKIKLVDIDNRLDPKAALLNLFSNKSYHIERFESAHYAAALKELLQAKDYDVVQLETLYLAPYIPVIRQYSKAKVVMRSHNVEHEIWERIRDNCSFGPKKWYLQLLSKRLADYELKQLNNYDLFLAITARDLQRFRDLGLKTAAQVVPIGLDLSKYPKRPLPAAPKKIRFSFIGSLDWMPNIEGLRWLLDEVWPQFVAQHPEAEFHVAGRNSPDWLNNLRLKGLKVHGEVPSAQSFIQEYEIMLVPLKSGSGMRVKILEAMGMGRLVLSTSIGLEGIHAQDGQEVLIADDAAAFLQQMKSIYQQPYKLSELAAKGRQFIHQNYDKLRIAQGVLEAYERLQPQPVD from the coding sequence ATGAAGATTTTACAGCTCAGCAAAAAGTTTCCTTATCCGCTAAAAGATGGCGAATCCTTGGCCATTACCTATATGGCCCAGGCTCTTCATGAGCTAGGGGCAGAGGTAGATTTGTTGAGTATGAATACCAGTAAACACTATTTTGACATCAAAGAGCTGCCCGAAGATTTTAGGCATTATGGCAAAATAAAACTGGTGGATATTGATAATCGCCTAGATCCTAAGGCGGCTTTGCTCAACCTTTTTTCTAATAAGTCTTACCATATAGAGCGCTTTGAATCGGCTCATTATGCCGCGGCCCTAAAAGAGCTTTTGCAGGCCAAAGACTATGATGTGGTGCAATTAGAAACCCTTTATTTGGCCCCTTATATTCCCGTGATTCGGCAGTATTCTAAGGCCAAAGTGGTCATGCGTTCGCATAATGTAGAGCATGAAATCTGGGAGCGGATTCGAGACAACTGCTCTTTTGGGCCAAAAAAATGGTACTTACAGCTACTGAGCAAGCGTTTAGCGGACTATGAGCTCAAGCAACTCAATAATTACGATCTCTTTTTGGCCATTACGGCCAGAGACCTGCAGCGCTTTCGGGATTTGGGCCTAAAAACAGCTGCGCAGGTGGTGCCTATTGGTCTAGACCTCAGCAAATACCCCAAGCGGCCCCTGCCTGCTGCGCCCAAAAAAATTCGCTTTAGCTTTATTGGTTCTTTAGATTGGATGCCCAACATTGAGGGCCTACGCTGGCTACTCGATGAGGTCTGGCCGCAGTTTGTGGCCCAACATCCCGAGGCCGAATTTCATGTTGCAGGCCGAAACAGCCCCGATTGGCTAAATAATCTGCGCCTAAAAGGCCTAAAAGTGCATGGGGAAGTCCCTTCTGCCCAGTCCTTTATTCAAGAATATGAAATTATGCTGGTGCCCCTCAAATCGGGCAGCGGAATGCGGGTAAAAATCCTAGAAGCTATGGGCATGGGCCGCCTGGTCCTCAGTACTAGCATTGGCCTAGAGGGCATTCATGCCCAAGATGGCCAAGAGGTCCTCATTGCCGATGATGCCGCCGCCTTTTTGCAGCAGATGAAGAGCATTTATCAGCAACCCTATAAGTTATCAGAATTGGCCGCCAAGGGCCGGCAGTTTATTCATCAAAATTATGATAAACTGCGGATCGCCCAAGGCGTTCTTGAGGCCTACGAGCGACTACAGCCGCAGCCGGTCGACTAA
- a CDS encoding tetratricopeptide repeat protein codes for MKKNETLLTELFDLDELTACQELAEKLMAAGAKSSAPYYYWVKVELEKESPNYLNAKRCLQLGQKRSAEKGPLYFLFGQLMEEEGRYDLALHYYEQGQGDEQADLAQAKLLFLLEEDLPKAKILLENLAAPTAESCYFLAAIALEEGEYLQGISLLSPICNTEFEEDCFELLCRLHIAFGEGEKALPYLKTLTEKAADPIGYMSEYAQLLQDLKQDLAAAQAWCSYHNSLQQPQMSQDRIFLEKAQDFYALGLHEGALFFCEQANRHQLSVEGLRMQTKLYKVTGALDKVEDCLQEMAQFYPGMDIAAFSSNMEKNNPEDE; via the coding sequence ATGAAAAAAAATGAGACCTTATTAACCGAACTATTTGACCTAGATGAGCTGACGGCTTGTCAGGAATTAGCCGAAAAATTAATGGCTGCAGGAGCAAAAAGCTCAGCGCCATATTATTATTGGGTGAAGGTGGAGCTCGAAAAAGAATCGCCTAACTATTTGAATGCCAAGCGTTGTTTGCAGTTGGGCCAAAAGCGTTCTGCTGAAAAAGGACCCCTGTATTTTTTGTTTGGCCAATTGATGGAAGAAGAGGGGCGCTATGATTTGGCGCTTCATTATTATGAGCAGGGGCAGGGCGATGAACAGGCCGATTTGGCCCAAGCCAAGTTGCTTTTTTTGTTGGAAGAAGATCTGCCCAAGGCCAAAATTTTGCTCGAAAATTTGGCGGCGCCCACTGCAGAAAGCTGCTATTTTTTGGCAGCTATTGCCTTGGAAGAAGGCGAATATTTGCAGGGAATTTCCCTCTTATCGCCGATTTGTAACACCGAATTTGAGGAAGACTGTTTTGAGCTGCTTTGCCGCTTGCATATTGCTTTTGGAGAGGGCGAAAAAGCGCTTCCCTATTTAAAAACCTTGACCGAAAAGGCGGCAGATCCGATCGGCTATATGTCGGAATATGCGCAGCTTTTGCAGGACCTAAAACAAGATTTGGCGGCGGCCCAGGCTTGGTGCAGCTACCACAACAGTTTGCAGCAACCCCAAATGAGCCAGGACCGAATTTTTCTGGAGAAGGCCCAAGATTTTTATGCTTTGGGTTTGCATGAGGGGGCACTCTTTTTTTGCGAGCAAGCCAATCGCCATCAGTTGAGTGTGGAAGGCCTGCGGATGCAGACAAAATTGTATAAAGTGACTGGCGCTCTGGACAAGGTGGAGGATTGTCTGCAGGAGATGGCGCAATTTTATCCGGGAATGGATATCGCGGCTTTTAGCAGCAATATGGAAAAAAATAATCCAGAGGATGAGTAG
- a CDS encoding UbiA family prenyltransferase, producing MRGLLSFSVYTHLHIALGAALLTASSFWQWGRPIEGWSLPLAFFACWWIYALHRIYSNRSDKMKAERQAILQKYRAWNWGLLLLLPGVLLYLASQLPFALLRWLLLPALLSLAYVLPIYKGWRLRDIPWLKIFLIAGVWSFVATVLPALELGRPISPYLFFERALFVLLITLPFDLRDLEQEAKAGVPTLVSSLGEKRSRYFIAALALIWWGMQAYTAPFFMLLASSICLLLIFVLLSRTHAQQNDFFFSFYWDGLLILYPLLIFLFKTYT from the coding sequence ATGCGCGGCCTGCTTTCTTTCTCTGTTTATACTCACCTGCACATTGCCCTAGGGGCTGCCCTGCTGACCGCTAGTAGTTTTTGGCAATGGGGACGGCCAATAGAGGGCTGGAGTTTGCCGCTGGCCTTTTTTGCCTGTTGGTGGATTTATGCCCTGCACCGAATTTACTCGAACCGTTCGGATAAGATGAAGGCGGAGCGACAAGCTATTTTGCAAAAATATCGTGCTTGGAATTGGGGATTGCTGCTTTTGCTGCCTGGGGTCCTGCTGTATTTAGCTAGTCAACTGCCTTTTGCCTTGCTCCGATGGTTGCTTTTGCCCGCCTTGCTTTCTTTGGCCTATGTGCTGCCTATTTATAAGGGCTGGCGACTGAGAGATATTCCCTGGCTGAAAATTTTTCTGATTGCTGGGGTCTGGTCTTTTGTGGCTACGGTGCTGCCCGCTTTAGAATTGGGACGGCCCATTTCTCCTTACTTATTTTTTGAACGGGCCCTCTTTGTTTTATTGATTACCTTGCCTTTTGATTTGCGAGATTTGGAACAAGAAGCCAAGGCAGGAGTGCCCACTCTGGTTTCTAGTTTGGGCGAAAAAAGGAGTCGCTACTTCATTGCTGCCCTAGCCCTAATTTGGTGGGGAATGCAGGCCTATACCGCCCCTTTTTTTATGCTATTGGCCAGTAGCATTTGTTTGCTGCTTATCTTTGTCCTGCTTTCTAGAACCCATGCGCAACAAAATGATTTCTTCTTTTCTTTTTATTGGGATGGCCTCTTAATTTTGTATCCTTTGCTCATCTTTTTGTTCAAAACCTATACTTAA
- a CDS encoding anthranilate synthase component I family protein has translation MAIAHFSLPQGLSLAQFKAQALSVFQDDQPLLVLDNNEFKEDAFHEVEWLLGAAARRSLRADCFAPLEAAMQADPKAWWLGYFSYELKNDLEELSSENIDPLSFPKLAFFQPAVRILIRPNGAIEIEAEDPQAVWENCLEASALQGEKPLALPELQARITKADYIATIAALKEHILAGDIYEVNFCQEFFMEGAKIAPLPLYWRLMKLSPSPFSAYYQWENEHLISASPERFLAQRGSRLIAQPIKGTIGRGKNEAEDQALANSLRHSEKDLAEHVMIVDLLRNDLAQSAAPATVEVSELFGIYAFPQLQQMISTVEAERRADCSPLQALKKAFPMGSMTGAPKIMSMKIIERYEQQQRGLYSGAVGYFSPEGNSDFNVVIRSLVYQQEKEYLSFQVGGAIVYDSIAEAEYEECLLKAKGLLLALGKNI, from the coding sequence ATGGCGATAGCTCATTTTTCTTTGCCCCAGGGACTTTCTTTGGCCCAATTTAAGGCGCAAGCCCTAAGCGTTTTTCAAGATGATCAGCCCCTATTGGTCCTTGATAATAATGAATTTAAGGAGGATGCTTTTCATGAAGTGGAATGGCTGCTGGGTGCTGCTGCTCGTCGTAGCCTTCGGGCCGATTGTTTTGCCCCTCTAGAGGCCGCGATGCAGGCCGATCCCAAGGCTTGGTGGTTGGGCTATTTTTCCTATGAGCTCAAAAACGATTTGGAGGAGCTGAGCTCGGAGAATATCGATCCCTTGAGCTTTCCAAAATTGGCTTTTTTTCAGCCAGCGGTTCGGATTTTGATTCGGCCAAATGGAGCGATTGAAATAGAGGCAGAAGATCCTCAGGCGGTTTGGGAAAACTGTTTGGAGGCATCGGCTTTACAAGGAGAAAAGCCCCTAGCTTTGCCCGAATTACAAGCTCGGATTACTAAGGCCGACTATATAGCGACCATTGCCGCTCTTAAAGAACATATTCTGGCGGGAGACATTTATGAGGTCAATTTTTGCCAAGAGTTTTTTATGGAAGGGGCCAAAATTGCCCCATTGCCTCTTTATTGGCGACTAATGAAATTGAGCCCCAGCCCTTTTTCGGCCTACTATCAATGGGAAAATGAGCATTTAATCTCGGCTAGTCCAGAACGCTTTTTGGCCCAAAGAGGAAGCCGACTCATCGCCCAACCGATTAAGGGAACCATTGGCCGAGGAAAAAATGAAGCCGAAGATCAAGCACTAGCCAATAGCCTGAGACATAGCGAAAAAGATTTGGCGGAGCATGTCATGATTGTGGACCTGCTGCGCAACGATTTGGCCCAATCAGCAGCGCCTGCCACCGTAGAAGTGAGCGAGCTGTTTGGCATTTACGCTTTTCCCCAATTGCAACAGATGATCTCTACCGTAGAAGCCGAACGGCGAGCCGATTGTAGCCCCCTGCAGGCCCTAAAAAAGGCTTTTCCCATGGGCTCAATGACCGGCGCGCCTAAAATTATGAGTATGAAAATTATTGAGCGCTACGAACAGCAACAAAGAGGTTTGTATTCTGGCGCAGTAGGCTATTTTTCGCCAGAGGGAAATTCCGATTTTAATGTGGTCATCAGAAGCTTAGTCTATCAACAAGAAAAAGAGTACCTCTCTTTTCAGGTGGGGGGCGCCATTGTCTATGACTCAATTGCTGAAGCCGAATATGAGGAATGCCTGCTCAAGGCCAAAGGACTACTTTTGGCCCTAGGAAAAAATATATAG
- the yaaA gene encoding peroxide stress protein YaaA, producing the protein MYLLLSPAKTLDFSPTAISQFTEADFLTQSAELIDILADYGPEDIAHLMKISDKLAELNHQRFADWQPPKELNPGKQALLAFRGDVYKGLQADDFGPEELAFAQEHLGILSGLYGLLRPLDLILPYRLEMKTKLPNPKGKNLYAFWGEQLTKAVNERAQGPIVNLASKEYFSALQPKALEQPLYQIDFKEVNAEGKARIIAVHAKKARGLMARYIIQEQLEKIEDLKGFAEANYAFDEERSSDFHWVFSR; encoded by the coding sequence ATGTACCTCTTGCTTTCTCCAGCCAAAACGCTGGACTTCTCGCCTACGGCTATTTCTCAGTTTACGGAGGCCGATTTTTTAACCCAGTCTGCTGAATTGATTGATATTTTGGCTGATTATGGACCAGAAGATATTGCTCATTTGATGAAAATTAGCGATAAACTGGCCGAGCTCAACCATCAGCGCTTTGCCGATTGGCAGCCGCCCAAGGAGCTAAACCCTGGCAAACAGGCCCTTTTGGCCTTTCGGGGCGATGTATACAAAGGCTTGCAGGCCGATGATTTTGGACCAGAAGAACTGGCTTTTGCTCAGGAACATCTGGGTATTTTGTCGGGCCTCTATGGCTTGCTGCGTCCCTTGGACCTCATTTTGCCTTACCGCCTAGAGATGAAGACCAAATTGCCCAACCCCAAAGGAAAAAACCTTTATGCTTTTTGGGGCGAGCAACTCACCAAGGCCGTTAATGAGCGTGCTCAGGGCCCTATTGTCAACCTGGCCTCTAAAGAATATTTTTCGGCCCTACAGCCCAAGGCCCTAGAACAGCCCCTTTATCAAATTGATTTTAAGGAGGTTAATGCAGAGGGCAAGGCTCGAATTATTGCCGTGCATGCCAAAAAAGCGAGAGGGCTGATGGCCCGTTATATTATTCAAGAGCAATTAGAAAAAATAGAAGACCTCAAGGGCTTTGCCGAAGCAAATTACGCCTTTGATGAAGAGCGCTCTAGCGATTTTCACTGGGTCTTTAGTCGTTAA
- the purE gene encoding 5-(carboxyamino)imidazole ribonucleotide mutase, whose product MKKVAILMGSDSDLPVMQAAAHFLDQLGLPYEMSIISAHRTPQRLFEFAPKAREKGYGVIIAGAGGAAHLPGMLASLSSLPVIGVPIKSSNSIDGWDSVLSILQMPNGVPVATVALNGAKNAGILAAQILSVNDVKIAQKLDAFKAKMSEQVMAKVQRLDEEQADRHEAPKLRP is encoded by the coding sequence ATGAAAAAAGTAGCCATTTTGATGGGCAGTGATTCTGATTTGCCCGTCATGCAAGCCGCCGCCCATTTTTTGGACCAATTGGGTTTGCCTTATGAGATGAGTATTATTTCGGCGCATCGTACGCCCCAACGTTTATTTGAGTTTGCTCCCAAGGCGAGAGAAAAGGGTTATGGGGTAATTATTGCGGGGGCTGGCGGGGCCGCCCATTTGCCTGGGATGCTTGCCTCTTTGAGCAGCTTGCCGGTTATTGGTGTGCCGATTAAGTCGAGTAATTCTATTGATGGCTGGGATTCTGTTTTGTCTATTTTGCAAATGCCCAATGGGGTGCCTGTGGCTACCGTTGCCTTGAATGGGGCCAAGAATGCGGGCATTTTGGCGGCCCAAATTCTGAGCGTTAATGATGTAAAAATTGCTCAAAAGCTAGATGCATTTAAGGCTAAAATGAGCGAGCAAGTCATGGCCAAGGTCCAGCGTTTGGATGAAGAACAGGCCGACAGACATGAGGCGCCAAAACTTCGGCCTTAA